From Macaca mulatta isolate MMU2019108-1 chromosome 3, T2T-MMU8v2.0, whole genome shotgun sequence, the proteins below share one genomic window:
- the SMKR1 gene encoding small lysine-rich protein 1, whose protein sequence is MPAKGKKGKGQGKSHGKKQKKPEVDILSPAAMLNLYYIAHNVADCLHLRGFHWPGAPKGKKGRSK, encoded by the coding sequence CCAgctaaagggaaaaaaggaaaaggccaGGGCAAGTCTCATGGGAAGAAACAGAAGAAGCCAGAAGTGGACATTCTCAGCCCCGCGGCCATGCTGAACCTCTACTATATCGCCCACAACGTCGCTGACTGCCTACACCTGCGAGGCTTCCACTGGCCGGGTGCtcccaaaggaaagaaagggagaagcaAGTGA